One region of Trachemys scripta elegans isolate TJP31775 chromosome 8, CAS_Tse_1.0, whole genome shotgun sequence genomic DNA includes:
- the TMCO1 gene encoding calcium load-activated calcium channel, whose amino-acid sequence MSTMFADTVLIVFISVCTALLAEGITWVLVYRTEKYKRLKAEVEKQSKKLEKKKETITESAGRQQKKKIERQEEKLKNNNRDLSMVRMKSMFAIGFCFTALMGMFNSIFDGRVVAKLPFIPLSYIQGLSHRNLLGEDYTDCSFIFLYILCTMSIRQISVAFSSGGAKGLRNPYSRSAEEMTLVPTSNRGVRMGLVKWLNNGMKAPLPQNKCILMDQTDSLPPSTAGSFIKSDLCPVLCKGTRQTN is encoded by the exons ATGAGCACTATGTTCGCCGATACTGTCCTTATCGTCTTCATCTCGGTGTGCACGGCGCTGCTGGCCGAGG GTATAACATGGGTGCTGGTTTACAGAACAGAGAAATACAAGAGACTGAAAGCTGAAgtggaaaaacaaagcaaaaaat TGGAAAAGAAGAAGGAAACGATAACTGAATCAGCAGGCCgacagcaaaaaaagaaaatag AGAGGCAAGAGGAGAAGCTGAAGAACAACAACAGGGACCTGTCGATG GTTCGAATGAAGTCCATGTTTGCAATTGGCTTTTGCTTTACTGCCCTCATGGGCATGTTCAACTCCAT ATTTGACGGCCGGGTGGTGGCAAAACTTCCTTTTATCCCCCTCTCCTATATCCAGGGCCTGTCCCATCGCAACCTGCTGGGGGAGGATTACACTGACTGTTCCTTCATCTTCCTCTACATTCTCTGCACCATGTCTATCCGACAG atctctgttgctttttcctctgGAGGTGCCAAGGGACTTAGAAACCCTTACAGCAGGTCAGCAGAGGAAATGACTCTTGTGCCAACTTCTAACAGAGGGGTCAGGATGGGCTTGGTGAAGTGGCTCAATAATGGAATGAAAGCTCCTTTACCCCAAAATAAGTGCATATTAATGGATCAAACagattctctccctccttccacaGCAGGATCCTTCATTAAATCAGATCTGTGTCCAGTCTTGTGTAAAGGAACAAGGCAAACAAATTAG